A region of the Bradyrhizobium manausense genome:
TCGTTCTTCGCGACCGCGCCCGATCACAATGACGGCGGCGCGCCCGATGATCCAGAAATCCGCGAGGCGGTGGCGGCGCGGCCCACGCATCCGCGCCTCTCGCGCATGACCGACATTCTCGATTACGAATATGCAGCGATACTTCTGACCAAGTCCGAATATGACGGCGCGTTCGCGACGCCGCCGGCGCCGCTCGCACTTGCGACCGCGGAACGACCGCGCTGGTTAGATGTCGGCGGCGCCAGGGCGTTTCACGAATCCGCGCCCGGCCATGCGAGGAAGCTCCTCCCGAGCACGCCACTCGCCGATCTCGCCGAGACCCGTGCCATCGTGCTGGCGGCCCGCACCGATGACCCCAACGCCGGCAAGGGCCCGCAGGATACGCATGTGAAGCACGGGGCACCGACCGGATATCAGCCCTATTACTACTATGTCGATGGTGTCGTGAGCCGCGACAATTTCCGCCTGCACGATTGGGGGAAGAACCATGCGCCCAACCACCTCGGCGGCACCATGCGGCCCTGCCAGGCCGTGCCCGAGATGAGCCCGTTCTACATCGAGTTCGAGGAATATTTCGGCGGCTACAATTTCGGCGGCGGCAACGCACAGCTCGACTTCAGGGACATGAAGTTCGACTGGGCATGCGGCTGATCACGTCCCGCGCTTTGGCCCCATCGCCTCGAACCCTGCCTTCTGCTCGTCGCTCAGATCCGCCTCGAAATCGTCGAGCGCATCAGTGACGCCGCCCACCGCCTGCAGCATCGTCTGGAGTCGCGTCTTCACGGCGGCGAGTCGGGCTTGCGGGGTCGCTTCCGCCTTCATCGGACAGGCGCTCAGCGTCTCCATGGTGCGCAGCGTGGTGCCCTGGAGCACATCGAGCCGGGCGCGTCCGGTGTCGTCGAGCTTGAGCGTGCTGGCAATGTCGTCAGCGGGCCATTGCTGCTGCACAAGCTGCTCATACTTGCGCTGGGCCTGCACATCGTAGCGAGGATCGTAGTTGGGATCGCAGGCTGCTGCCGCCTGCGGGTTCTTGTGCTGGGCCGAAGCAAGCGCGGCCTGGCGCTCCGTCGCCAGCGCATCGAGTTTTGCTTTCTGGCCGTCATCGAGGAGGTCGACGAATTTGTTCAGCGGCTGCGCCAGCGCATCTGTTGCCTTGATCATGGCATCGAGGCGGGCCTGCATCACACCGAGGCGTTCCATCGCCGTTGTGGGCGCCTGTGTCGGGCACGAGGCACGAATGCTATCGCGCGCCGAGGTCCAGGCGGCAACGAAATCGTCGAGCGCCGTTCGCTGCATCTCGTTCGGCTGCACCGCGGCGGCGATCCGGTCGACAGGCAAGCCGCCGGTGTCACTGGCATCGCAGACATTCTCCACTGAGGGGATTTTTCGCGCGCGCCTTCCTTGCGGCGCGGTGTAGGCGGCAAGCTCGGGGGCCGCATAGGGTGCGAAGATCGCGGCATAGATATCGCCATAGCCATAGAGCGAGAGGCTGGTCGTATCGCCAAAGATGATTGCGGTGGTGAGATCGTCCTGCGCGAACGGCCAGAACACGGGCCCGACCCAGCCATAGCTGCCGTCGGGATGACGCCACCACCCCTGCGGACGGCGGCCGCCATGCCAACCCGACAGGGCCGCTCCTGCGGTCAGGGCGGCCCGCAGGACGGCGGGATTGGCGGGCTGACGGTGCTCAGTGCCGCGCGGATCCTGCGACCTCAACGCGGCGTCGCGAGTGCGGCGGCCGCGCACGCCCATGCGCGCGTGGCGCAGGCGCGACATGCCGATGATATGACCGACGGCGAAACGCGCGACACCGAGCGGGCCACCGCGCAGTCCGAACTGCGCCTCCGCCCTGTTGGGCAGCAGCACTGCCAAGACCACAAGGGTTGCGCCAACGAGCGCCAGTCCCAAGCGCGATCTCGACAAGACCGTTGACCTGACCACCGAGCCGACCCCTGAGCTGACCACTTCCTGGCCCTCCTCCAGCGCCAAGCGCGCATCGCGTCGCATGGAGACGACTCGCCCGGGAACCAATTGTTCCGCAGCGAGACGGGCAAAGCGTCGCAGAGAGGTGAGGCATCATCGCGGCGAGTGCCACGATCTGTAGCCTCACTGCGCCTTTTGCGGCACCAGAACGGTCTGGCCGGGATAGATCAGATTCGGATTGCGGATCTTTTCGCGGTTGGCGTTGAAGATCACCGCGTAGCGGGCGCCGTCGCCGTAGGCGAGACGGCTCAGGGCCCAGAGGCTATCGCCGCGGGACACGACCCGGCTGCCACCGGCCTCTGCCGTCGCAGTGCTGAGGGCCTCTGCGGGCGAGGCCGATGCGACCGTCGCGGCCGGCACCCTCGCCATGGACTTGGGTTTGGGCGTCCCCATCAACCGGGGCCGAGCCGCTGATCGCTCCGACGTCGCGGCGAGACGCGGCGACGGCAGGGAAGCGACGACGTCCGATTTGTCGTCGGGCTTTGCGTCAGGCTTCGCTGCCGCAGTGACGCGCGCCGGTGGCGGCGCGACCTCGGCAATCTTCACCGGCATGGTCCGGCTGGACTGCGTGACGGTGCCGTCGGGCGCCCTGGCGCGCAGCGCCAGTTCATAGCTGCCGGCAGGAAGCTTCGGCGGGGTCATCACGAACTGGCCCGACGCATCGGCGACGACGCTGTCGAGCGGCTGGCCGTCGCGCAGCAGCTCGACCTTGGCGCCCGGCGCCGCCTGACCCGCGATCACGGCCGCCTCGCCATGATCGTCAACGCGGGCGACGTCGAAACGCGGACCAGTGTCCGCAACTGAAGGCTGCGGCTTGGCCGGCGCGACATCAGCCAGCGCCGCGACCTGCTCCTGGGTCTCGGCGAGCGCCCCCACCTTCGCGGTGCCGGCCGGTGCCGGCGAGACAGCCGCAGGCGGCGGTGCAGCCGCGGCGAGCTTCTGGTCCTCGGTCTTCTGTTCCGTCCTGGATTCTGTTCCGGCCTCAGCCTTGGCCTTTGTCTTGGCGTCTGTCTTGGCCTCACCCTTGGGTTCGACCTTGGCTTCGACGTTAGCCTGGGCTGTGGGTTGGACCTTCACCTCAGGCTTGCTCTCGGGCTTCGCGACCGCGGCGACCTCGGTGCTCGACCCGCCAGGCAGCATACGGCGAAGCTCGGTCGGACCGATCACCATCACGGTGCCGGCCACCGCCAGCAGACAGAATGCAATGAAGGCCTTGGATGCGGTGATCATCAGTCCTCAAACCAAATTCCTGGGTCGCAAATCGACCCCGGCAAATTGCGCCGTTTTGGCTGCGGCAGCAAGACGGTCGAAGGGATGAACCCGGCCGGCCCTATCCGCGTCAAATGAGCGAAGCCGCCTCGCGACCAGTCCCGAAGCCCGTTCCTGGCGGCCATTTTTTAGGAATTTCACCATGACTGCATTTCGCCGCACCGCGCCATGGCTGGCGCTTGCCCTGACGCTCGCCGCCTCCCCCGCGCTTGCCACCTCCGGTCCGGCGCCGGGGTTCGTCCTCACCGACAATGCCGATCTCGCCTTCACCTCGCCCGACGGCGCCACCAAGCTCGAGCAATACATGAAGGATGCCGGCGACTGGGACGTCAAATGGCAGGTCTGGGCGCGGCGCGGCGATCAGATGACCGAACTGAAGCCGGAGCAGGGCTATGGCGCCGGCTTCCGCTTCACCAGCGACTCGCAATGGCTGGTGCGGATGCAGAAGACCGGCTCGGGCGAGCAGGATCTGTTTCTTTACCATGTCGAGAACGGCGCCTTCGTCAACGCCACAAGGAAGTCGCTCAGCGATCTTGCCTGGGCCTATTTTCACAGCCGGCCCGACACCGGGAATATGAAGCTCGACTACCACATCTCGGCCAATCTCATGAAAGGCACCGAGGATGCTTATCGCTGGCTCAAGGTCGACTGGCCCAACAACCGCTACCTCTTGATCTCGCTGTCGGGCGAAATGGACAAGCATCCGAAGAACGTCGCCGTGAAGGGATTAGCGGACTGGAAATGCCGATACGATCTCAAGACCGGCAAATTCGACGTGCCGCCGATGTTCGCCAAGAGCAACGCGGAGGCGCTGAACTGGGAGATCAAGCGATGAGGCCGCGATGGTCACTTGTGCGACGGGAACCAACTCGCTGATTCCGCTTCGATTCATATTTCCCTAACCCTGACTGGTAACCGGGTCTTTTCGGTTTTGCTGCACCTTGCATCCCACGGGAGGACTGGATGGGTGCATCAATCCGATGGACTGCGCGACTGCGCGCGCTGCTTCGCCAGTGGCGGGGCGCGCCGCTGACGTGGCTGATCGTCGGCGGCTTCGTGCTGATGGCGGCGATGGCCATCGGCACCGGACTGACCGTCGACCGCTTCCGCCAGAACGCGATCGAGAGCGGTCGCGACAGCCTGGAGAGCTCCGTCCGTCTGCTCGCCCGCCATTTCGACCGCGAGTTCGAGGACTTTGCAGTGCTCCAGAAGAGCATCATCGCGGAGCTCGAAAGCCACGGCATCGATTCCCCCGACGTGTTTCGCAGCGAGATGGGCACCCTCGCCGTGCACGAGGTGCTGCGCACCAAGGCCAGCGGCTGGTCCGATGTCGCCGGCGCCAATGTGTTCGATGCCAACGGCGTGCTGATCAACTCGTCGAAGCGCTGGCCCGTTGCCGACATCTCGGTGTCCGATCGCGGCTATTTCATTAGGCTCAAGAACGATCCGGCCTCGCAGGAAGAGGTCGAGGTCGTGCCCGGCCGGTTCGGCACTGGTCCGGCAATCGTGTTCGCCCGGCGCGTCTCCGGACCACGTGGCGAGTTCCTCGGCCTGGTGTCGCGGGCGATTACGCCGGAGCAACTCGAATCCTTCTTCGCCTCGACCGGCCTCGGCGAGGAATCCTCGATCGCGATGCACCACCAGAACGGCCAGTTGCTCGCGCGCGTTCCGCATGTCGACGACATGATCGGGCAGAACTATCGCACCGGCTCGCCGGAGCAGATGGCCGTGTTCGAGCGCACGTTCGTCACCACGCAACTTGCCAGCCCGATCGACGGCAAGGACCGCATCGTCGCCTCGCGCATGCTGACCGGCGAGCCGCTGGTCGTGGTCGCCACCAAATCGCTGGACGCAACGCTCGCGACCTGGCGCACCCAGACCAAATTCTTCGTCACCGTCGCCGTGCTGTCGATCGGCCTGCTCGTGCTCACGCTGTTCCTGATCTTCCGCCAGGTGACGCATCGCGTCTCGCTGGAGAAGCAGCGGCTCGACACCGCGATGAACACGATGACGCAGGGCCTCCTGATGTTCGACCAGGACGAACGGCTCATCGTCTGCAATCGCCGCTACATCGACATGTACGGGCTCTCGACCGCGGTGGTGAAGCCCGGCGCCTATTTCCGCGACGTGATCCAGCATCGGGCCGACACCGGCTCGTTCGACGGCGACGTCGATTCCTATTGCGATGACATTCTGGACAGCGTCGGGCAGATCCAGAGCACCGTCGTCGAGACCTCCGACGGCCGCCTGATCGAGATCAAGAACCAGCCCGCCGCGGCCGGCGGCTGGCTCGCCACCCATAACGACGTCACCGCGCGCATCCGCGCCGACGAGCGCATCGCCCATATGGCGCATTACGACGCGCTGACCGACCTGCCCAACCGCGTGCTGATGCGCGGCCATCTGGAACGCCGCGTCACGGAGCTTGCCCAGGGCAAGCCGTTTGCGATCCTCTATATCGACGTCGACGAGTTCAAGGGCGTCAACGATTCGCTCGGCCACGAGGTCGGCGACGAATTGCTGCGCCAGGTCGCAAGCCGCCTGCGCGCCTGCGTCAGCGGCAACGACCTGGTGGCGCGGCTCGGCGGCGACGAGTTCGCGATCGTCAAGGCCGGGACCTGCGACCAGGCCGAGCTGTCTGCGCTGGCCGAACGGATCCTGACATCGCTGCGCATGCCGGTCGATTGCAAGGGCCAGGAAATCACGAGCGATGCCAGCATCGGCATCGCGATCGCGCCCGACCACGGCGACAATCTCGAAGACCTGCTCAAGCGCGCCGATCTCGCGATGTACGCGGCGAAGTCGGAGGGCCGCGGCACCTTCCGCATCTTCGTGCCGGAATACGACGCCAAGGCGCGGCAGCGCCGCCAGCTCGAGCTCGATTTGCGGCAGGCGCTGGTGCGCGGCGAGTTCGAAGTGCATTACCAGCCGCTGGTCGATCTCTCCGCCAATATCGTCAACGGCTGCGAGGCGCTGCTCAGGTGGCGCCATCCGGAACGCGGCATGGTCTCGCCCGCGGACTTCATTCCGGTTGCCGAGGACACCGGCCTGATCGGCGAGATCGGCGAATGGGTGCTGAAGCAGGCCTGCACCGAAGCAGCTTCCTGGCCCGGCGACATCCACATCGCGGTCAACGTTTCACCGGTGCAGTTCCGGTCCAAGACGCTGGCATTGAAGGTAGCCTCTGCGCTCGCCGAATCGGGCCTCGCGCCGGGGCGGCTCGAGCTCGAGATCACCGAAACCGTGCTGATCCGCGACGACGAAGAGGCGCTGACGATCCTCCAGCAGCTGCGCGAGCTCGGCGTGCGCATCGCGCTCGACGATTTCGGCACCGGCTATTCATCGCTGAGCTATCTGCATCGCTTCCCGTTCGACAAGATCAAGATCGACCGCAGCTTCATCAGCGACATCGGCCAATCCGAGGATTCCTCCCCGATCGTCCAGGCCGTGGTGCACATGGCCGCCGCCCGCCACATGGCGACGACCGCCGAAGGCGTCGAGACCGAAGCCCAGCGCGAAGTGCTGCGCCAGCTCGGATGCAGCCAGATGCAAGGCTGGCTGTTCAGCCCGGCGGTGCCGGCGGCAAAGCTGAAGCAATTGCTGTCGAGGCAGGCGGCCGCGGCTTAGGCGTGTGCGCCCGCGGATCGCGGCGACGACGCTGCGCCCGTGTTCGACCGAGCCGCCCGGCGAGTTGAGGATGAGAACGAGCCGGCGCGGGTCCGTCTTGTAACGGATTGACGCTTGCCGAACGCCATTTTCGGTAACTCCCGACATGCAGATCGGCCGCAATCTAGGGGCGTCCCCCATAAGATTAGCGCTAAGCCGCACCGGCAAATTCTCATGATCTGGAGCGATCATCCCGTCCGGGAAAATAGGATCGAACACTGCAGCTTGCGGTTATTGCTCCGCTGAGACGACCGGAACTCCCGGCGGCGGGCATCACCCGGCATTGCATCACGCACGTCGCAGACGCCTTGCGTCTGCGCGGGCGTATGCGTGCGAATGATCCAACGAGGCGACATGGCGATCGCGTATCTCCGGATGATCCCTCTCGTGGCGGTTGTCGCCCTGACCGGCATGCCCGCGGACGCCCGTGACGATGGCCGCTTCGCGAACTCGCCCCTCAAAGGCTGGTTCGAGAGCCTGCGCAGCAAGGGTGGCGGCCCCTGCTGCGCGGATGCCGACGGCACGGCGCTCGATGACGTCGATTGGGAGACGCGCGGCGGGCATTACCGCGTGAGGATCCAGAGCGAATGGATCGACGTGCCCGATGACACCGTGATCACCGAGCCGAACCGCGTCGGCCGCACCATCGTCTGGCCTTATTATGTCGGCGGCCGCACCATGATCCGCTGCTTCATGCCGGGCAGCATGACGTGAGCGTTCGAGAAAGATGATCAGGGCTCACCGGTATCGCCGACCAGGCCGCGAAGCTGCTCGATATCGATAATTGAGCCTTCGAACGTCGAGACGACCGGCTCCAGCGATGCATCGTCGTTCAAAAACTTCTCGACGGTGCTCAGCACATCCGAGGCGCTACGCGCGACGACCATCAACGATCCGACTTTCACGAGGAAGGGCAAGTGCTACTCCGGCGTCTTGAAGCCTGGCGAGCACAGACATTCGCTGACGTGCGAACTGGTTTTCAGGGGTCTGCACTGTCTCAGCAATCGTCGCTTCTGCATTCGGAGTTTCCCAGACTCCTGCCCGCGTCAACTATAGCCAGCGTCAAACCTCAATCAACCCATTGTTTTTAAAAGAGTATCTTACTCATAAGCCCGTTTTCAGGCCTCTTGGGGAACTTTAGCCGAATGAGTAAGTTGAGTAATCTACTCACCCGCTATGGCGAGAAAGGGCTATGCAGGATCTTCGCGGAGAACGTCTTCAAATCATGCTCACCCCGGACGAGCTTTCGCTCGTCGATGATTTCAGATTCAGGCGCCGCATGCCGACCCGGGCGGCGGCAATTCGGGAATTGCTGAGATTGGGATTAGCCACCACGCCCGTCCAGGCCGACGGAAGCCGCTCCAGCCATTACGGCCTGTTCGATCGCGGGCCGGATGGGCACAAGCCCCGTGGCGATGGCAATCAGGAGTCGGGCTAGCCGAAACAGATATGGATGCTCGTTCAGCGTCCGCTCAGACTGGTGCCGATACATCAGTATCGATCTTTTTTCGCACCTTGTATTCGCGCGGCGTTCCCATATCTCACCGGCATGATGAAGCTCACACGCGTTCAGGACCAGGCCATTCAGGCGCTCATGGCCGGCATCGTCGGTGCCGAGACATTCGATCATGCCTTCGCGGGCATCCGCTTCGATGAAATCGAGGGCACGATGCTCTATGCCTTCGCCAGGAACGAAGATGTCGCGTCCGACATCGAGGACAGCTACTCGCCTCTCATCGCCGCCGTCGCCTCGCGGGTGCTCAACAAGCAGGTCGACGTCGTCGTCGTGATGCCCAAGGTCTTGCAATAACGTCCTGCAATAAGCTTCCGGATTAGCGTCTTGACGCAACCCACCGGCCTGCATGGGCCGGGCGTGACCTTGCGATCAAACCACGTTACCCTCTTGAGACAAGAACAAGAGGAAACGCCAATCGTGTACGACTACATTATCGTGGGCGGCGGCTCGGCAGGGTCCGTGCTGGCCCACCGGCTCTCCGCCAGGAGCGCCAACAAGGTTTTGCTGTGCGAAGCCGGACAGGACACACCGCCGGGCAACGAGCCGGCCGAAATCAGGGACAGCTATCCCGGCACCGCCTATTTCGACCCGCGCTTTCACTGGACCGAACTCAAGGTCACCACCCAGGTCGTCAGCCACAACAATCCGAACGAAAGCCGCCCGCCCTTGCGCAAATACGAGCAGGCGCGCGTGCTCGGCGGCGGCTCGTCGATCAACGGCCAAATGGCAAACCGCGGCGCACCGACCGATTACGACGAGTGGGACGCGCGGGGCGCCGAGGGCTGGCGTTGGAACGACGTGTTGCCCTTCTTCAAGAAAGTCGAGCGCGACCTCGATTTCGACGGCCCGTATCACGGCAAGGATGGCCGAATTCCTGTGCGACGCATTCCCAGAGAACACTGGACGCGGCATTCGCAGGCTTTCGCCGACGCCTTCCAACAGGCCGGCCATCAATATCTGCCTGACCAGAACGGCGAGTTCGTCGACGGCTATTTCCCGGTAACGCATTCCAACCAGGCAGAGCAGCGCGTCTCGGCTGCGATGGGTTATCTCGATCGCGACACCCGCAAGCGCGCCAACCTCACGATCTCCACCAACACGCAGGTCAGGGAGCTGATCTTCGAGGGTACGGCATGCGTCGGCGTGAAGGCGGTGATTGACGGGCGCGGGCAGGAATTCCGGGGGCGCGAGATCATCCTCTCCTCCGGCGCCATCCACTCCCCGGCACATCTCTTGCGCGCCGGCATCGGCCCGGTCGGCCATCTCAAGGACATGGGCATTCCGGTGCTGATGGGCCTCGCGGGTGTCGGCCAGCGCCTGATGGATCATCCCTCGATATCGCTGTCGTCTTTCGTCCGCCGCGGCGCGCGCATGAACGAGCACACGCGACGCCACATGCAGCTCGGCTTGCGTTACTCGTCCGGGCTGCCGGGCGTTCCGAAGGGCGACATGTTCGTCGTCCTGCTCAGCAAATCAGCCTGGCACGCGGTCGGCGCGCAGATCGGTTCGGCGCTGACCTTCGTCAACAAAACCTATTCCGAGACGGGGCAGGTGAAGCTCGCCTCACGCGATCCATCGGCCGAGCCGGTCGTCGAGTTCAATTTGCTGTCCGACCGGCGCGATCTCGAGCGCCTGATGAGCGGCTTCCGCAAGATGGCGGCCATTCAAATGAGCGACGCCGTGAGGGCGGTGACCGACAAGCCGTTCCCGGCCGCCTATACCGACAAGGTGCGCAAGATCGGCGTGGTCAACACCAAGAACAGGATTCTGACCAAGATCGCCGCGACCTTGATGGATGGGCCGGCAGCGCTGCGCCACTATCTGATCGACAATTTCGTGGTCGAGGGTTTTACCTTTGATGACGTGATCAACGACGACGAGGCGCTGGAAGCCTTCGTGCGCAAGGCCACCATCGGTGTGTGGCACGCCTCGTGCTCGTGCCGCATGGGTCGCGCCAATGATCCGATGGCGGTGGTCGACACGGAGGGGCGCGTCAGAGGTATTCAGGGCCTGCGCGTCGTCGACGCCTCGATCTTCCCGGTGGTGCCATGCGCCAACACCAATTTTCCGGTGTTGATGTCAGCGGAGAAGATCGCGGCGTCGATGATGCAGTAATCGCTGCGGGACGAGGTCCGGAAACTGAAGGCAAATCCGAACCGGACCTCAAGCCGCAGGCTTGGAAAAGCAGGCTTGGAAAAGCAGGCTTGGGGAAGACGAATGCTTACACCCGAGGCTTGGCCGCGTGCGCTTCGACAATCTCGGCGTCCGGATGGGCGACGATGGTGGCGAACATGATGCCGCTGATGATGAGCGACCAGGCGGTGTCCCAATAAATCCAAAACACGTTCCAGCCTCCTTTTGCCGGCCTCCGTCGTGGCGTCCTCCACCCGCGAGAGCGAAGTAACGGCGCGAGGAGGACGCCGTTCCCGGGCGATGCCAGCGCGGGCCTGCGGCTTGAGCAAGGGCAGGCGAAGCTTAGCGCTTTCCAGTGTTGGTCGGCGAGGCCTTGCCACCGGTTTGATCGGGTTTGCCGGTGTGGCGCTTTGCCACGACATCTTCATCGTGCGCGCCCTCGCGCGGACGCGGCGGCGGCTTGGGCTGGCCGGACTGGCCGCCGTGCTTGCCACCCATGTCGGGTTTACCTTCGAGGTCGTTTTCGCGGGGCATGCCGGGTCAATGCGCTCGGCCGGCAATGGTTCGTAATTTGCTCGTGCGCTGTTCGGCTGTGAACGAGTTCATAGGATCGTCGCCTTTTGCGGTGCACGATGGTTGGTGCGCTGGGGGCGCATCGAACCTTCGACGGGATTTGGCCTGATGCGGAAGCAACTTGTTGCCTGGACCATCCTGAGCTCCGCTCTGGTCGCCATCGCCGTATGGTCCGTGCTCGGCCCGCCCGACCATGTGGCCGGTCCGCACCTGCCCTCGCGCGACCTGACAGCGTCGATGCGGTGAATTCGGCCCTCCGGTTCGCTCACCCTGCGACCGATACAATTTCGGCATCGATCGATCCCATCTGAAATTTGGTGCCGGGGAACACGAGCCGCTATTCTTTGCCGCAAAACGACAACGCAAACCGGCAGGAGGAAGCCCTTGACCAGACCAACACGTCTCGCATCCCGCGCACCAATCGCCACCACTCTCTTCGCCGCTCTTGCCCTCGTTTCCGGAGTCCGTGCCGGCATGGCCGAAACCTTCGCCTATGTCGGCAATGCCGACTCCAACACCATCAGCGTGTTCAAGATCGCCGAGAACGGCGAGATGACGCCGGTGCAGACGGCCGCCTTCACCGGCGTCGAAAAGCCCGGCGCCTCGACACCGCTCGCGATCACGCCCGACCACCGCGTGCTGATCGCCGGCGTCCGTTCGCAGCCGTTCCTCGCCGTGAGCTTTGCGATCGATCCCAAGACGGGCCAGCTCAGCCATATCGGCAACGGTCCGCTCGCCGACAGCATGGCCAACATCGCCATCGACCGTGGCGGCAAGGTGCTGTTCAGCGCCTCCTATGGCGGCAACAAGGTCGCGCTGAATCCACTACAAGCGAACGGCGTCGTCGCCGAGCCCAAGCAGGTGATCCCGACGGGGCTCAATGCGCACGCCTTCCTGCCCTCGCCCGACAATCGTTTCGTGTTCGCGACCAATCTTGGCTCGGACCAGGTGCTCAGCTTTGCGTTCGACGCCGCCGCCGGCACGCTGGCGCCGAGCGATCCGCCGGCGATCAAGACGCCGGAGAAATCGGGGCCGCGGCATTTCGTGTTCCACCCCAATGGCAAGTTCGTCTATCTTATCCACGAGCTGAACGGCGACGTCGCTGCCTACAGCTATGAAGCCAAGAGCGGAGCCTGGGGCGAAATCCAGCGCACCACTGCGCTGCCCGAAGGCTTTAACGGAAAACCCTGGGCTGCCGACATCCATATCACCCCGGACGGCCGCTTCCTCTACGCGTCCGAGCGGACCACCAACACGCTCACGGCCTACAAGGTCGATGCATCAAGCGGCAAGCTGACCACGATCGGCAGCGTGCCGACCGAGAAGCAGCCGCGCGGCTTCAACATCGATCCGACCGGCCACTACCTCGCAGCAGTCGGCGAGCTCTCCGACGGCATGACCGTCTACGCCATCGACCAGACCAGCGGCGCGCTGAGCAAGCTGAAATCCTACGCCACCGGCAAGAAGCCGAACTGGGTGGAATTTTTGACGTTGAAGTGAGGGTGGCTGTTACCCCCAAAGAAGCCTTCCATAAGATGTCGTCATGCCCGGGCTTGTCCCGGACATGACGAGTAGACGAGGCATGGCTAACCAGCGAACCTTAGCTCCGGTTCGGTAGACCAATTCAACAGGCGGCTTTGCGCCGCCTGGGTTGCTGCGGCATTTCTCATCCGGTCAGCCCATGGCCCGCCGCCATCGCTTCTGCTATCGATTGAAGCCGTATCGATTGAAGCCTTGCGGCCAACCGGAATGACCGATGCGTTCATTGCCTGCGCGTTCCCTCTCCCAGACCTTCGTTGCTCTCGCCGGACTGGTGCTGCTCTCGGCCCAGCCCGCGCGCGCGGCCGATGACGATGCGCCCAAGGGGCCGGCGGTCACGGTGCTGAAGGCGGCCAAATCCTGCTTCTCGGACATCGTCGAAGCGACCGGCAACATCATCGCACGCGAGGAAACCTCGGTGCGGCCCGAGCGCCCGGGGCTGAAGGTAACGGAAGTGCTGGCCGAAGCCGGTGAGACCACGACGGCCGGCCAGGTGC
Encoded here:
- a CDS encoding GMC family oxidoreductase, translated to MYDYIIVGGGSAGSVLAHRLSARSANKVLLCEAGQDTPPGNEPAEIRDSYPGTAYFDPRFHWTELKVTTQVVSHNNPNESRPPLRKYEQARVLGGGSSINGQMANRGAPTDYDEWDARGAEGWRWNDVLPFFKKVERDLDFDGPYHGKDGRIPVRRIPREHWTRHSQAFADAFQQAGHQYLPDQNGEFVDGYFPVTHSNQAEQRVSAAMGYLDRDTRKRANLTISTNTQVRELIFEGTACVGVKAVIDGRGQEFRGREIILSSGAIHSPAHLLRAGIGPVGHLKDMGIPVLMGLAGVGQRLMDHPSISLSSFVRRGARMNEHTRRHMQLGLRYSSGLPGVPKGDMFVVLLSKSAWHAVGAQIGSALTFVNKTYSETGQVKLASRDPSAEPVVEFNLLSDRRDLERLMSGFRKMAAIQMSDAVRAVTDKPFPAAYTDKVRKIGVVNTKNRILTKIAATLMDGPAALRHYLIDNFVVEGFTFDDVINDDEALEAFVRKATIGVWHASCSCRMGRANDPMAVVDTEGRVRGIQGLRVVDASIFPVVPCANTNFPVLMSAEKIAASMMQ
- a CDS encoding beta-propeller fold lactonase family protein is translated as MTRPTRLASRAPIATTLFAALALVSGVRAGMAETFAYVGNADSNTISVFKIAENGEMTPVQTAAFTGVEKPGASTPLAITPDHRVLIAGVRSQPFLAVSFAIDPKTGQLSHIGNGPLADSMANIAIDRGGKVLFSASYGGNKVALNPLQANGVVAEPKQVIPTGLNAHAFLPSPDNRFVFATNLGSDQVLSFAFDAAAGTLAPSDPPAIKTPEKSGPRHFVFHPNGKFVYLIHELNGDVAAYSYEAKSGAWGEIQRTTALPEGFNGKPWAADIHITPDGRFLYASERTTNTLTAYKVDASSGKLTTIGSVPTEKQPRGFNIDPTGHYLAAVGELSDGMTVYAIDQTSGALSKLKSYATGKKPNWVEFLTLK
- a CDS encoding bifunctional diguanylate cyclase/phosphodiesterase, with translation MGASIRWTARLRALLRQWRGAPLTWLIVGGFVLMAAMAIGTGLTVDRFRQNAIESGRDSLESSVRLLARHFDREFEDFAVLQKSIIAELESHGIDSPDVFRSEMGTLAVHEVLRTKASGWSDVAGANVFDANGVLINSSKRWPVADISVSDRGYFIRLKNDPASQEEVEVVPGRFGTGPAIVFARRVSGPRGEFLGLVSRAITPEQLESFFASTGLGEESSIAMHHQNGQLLARVPHVDDMIGQNYRTGSPEQMAVFERTFVTTQLASPIDGKDRIVASRMLTGEPLVVVATKSLDATLATWRTQTKFFVTVAVLSIGLLVLTLFLIFRQVTHRVSLEKQRLDTAMNTMTQGLLMFDQDERLIVCNRRYIDMYGLSTAVVKPGAYFRDVIQHRADTGSFDGDVDSYCDDILDSVGQIQSTVVETSDGRLIEIKNQPAAAGGWLATHNDVTARIRADERIAHMAHYDALTDLPNRVLMRGHLERRVTELAQGKPFAILYIDVDEFKGVNDSLGHEVGDELLRQVASRLRACVSGNDLVARLGGDEFAIVKAGTCDQAELSALAERILTSLRMPVDCKGQEITSDASIGIAIAPDHGDNLEDLLKRADLAMYAAKSEGRGTFRIFVPEYDAKARQRRQLELDLRQALVRGEFEVHYQPLVDLSANIVNGCEALLRWRHPERGMVSPADFIPVAEDTGLIGEIGEWVLKQACTEAASWPGDIHIAVNVSPVQFRSKTLALKVASALAESGLAPGRLELEITETVLIRDDEEALTILQQLRELGVRIALDDFGTGYSSLSYLHRFPFDKIKIDRSFISDIGQSEDSSPIVQAVVHMAAARHMATTAEGVETEAQREVLRQLGCSQMQGWLFSPAVPAAKLKQLLSRQAAAA
- a CDS encoding Spy/CpxP family protein refolding chaperone — its product is MALVGATLVVLAVLLPNRAEAQFGLRGGPLGVARFAVGHIIGMSRLRHARMGVRGRRTRDAALRSQDPRGTEHRQPANPAVLRAALTAGAALSGWHGGRRPQGWWRHPDGSYGWVGPVFWPFAQDDLTTAIIFGDTTSLSLYGYGDIYAAIFAPYAAPELAAYTAPQGRRARKIPSVENVCDASDTGGLPVDRIAAAVQPNEMQRTALDDFVAAWTSARDSIRASCPTQAPTTAMERLGVMQARLDAMIKATDALAQPLNKFVDLLDDGQKAKLDALATERQAALASAQHKNPQAAAACDPNYDPRYDVQAQRKYEQLVQQQWPADDIASTLKLDDTGRARLDVLQGTTLRTMETLSACPMKAEATPQARLAAVKTRLQTMLQAVGGVTDALDDFEADLSDEQKAGFEAMGPKRGT
- a CDS encoding LysM peptidoglycan-binding domain-containing protein, with the translated sequence MITASKAFIAFCLLAVAGTVMVIGPTELRRMLPGGSSTEVAAVAKPESKPEVKVQPTAQANVEAKVEPKGEAKTDAKTKAKAEAGTESRTEQKTEDQKLAAAAPPPAAVSPAPAGTAKVGALAETQEQVAALADVAPAKPQPSVADTGPRFDVARVDDHGEAAVIAGQAAPGAKVELLRDGQPLDSVVADASGQFVMTPPKLPAGSYELALRARAPDGTVTQSSRTMPVKIAEVAPPPARVTAAAKPDAKPDDKSDVVASLPSPRLAATSERSAARPRLMGTPKPKSMARVPAATVASASPAEALSTATAEAGGSRVVSRGDSLWALSRLAYGDGARYAVIFNANREKIRNPNLIYPGQTVLVPQKAQ